CCATGGAGCGGGCCAACGCCTTGGCTTCTTCAAGCTCTGCGCTCGGGAGGGTCTCGCTCGAAGCGGTCACCGCCAGCACCTTCTCTCCCAGAGCCATGTGCGCCACCTTGAGAAGCAAGGTCGAGTCAACGCCGCCGCTGAAGGCGACCATCACCCGCCCCATATTTCCAATTACCGCTTGAAGCCTCTCGTACTTCTCTCTGAGTTCCGCCATTTGGTGGTCCCGGCCTTTTTCTGAGATACAGAGTAGGGAAGGGGCGCTACGAGGCTCCTCTCTCTCTCCATCTTATCCGGCCTCCAGCCCCCTTAAACGCCTCCAATCTAGGCCAGCCCACCCCGCCCTGTCAAGGCGGGTTGTGGTATACTCCTCCTTCATCCGGAACCCCTTGTGGGAGAAGGACCATTGGAGTCTCACGGCTGGGGGCTTCTGGCCCTCGATCTCGACGGTACGCTGCTTGACGACAACCTCGCCGTCAACCCCCGCGATAGGGCCGCCCTGGAGCGCGCCCGCGCCGGCGGGGTTGAGGTCACCCTGCTTACCGGCCGGATGCTTCCCTCGGTCTGGCCTTACCTGTCGGAGCTTCAGATTACCGCACCCGTCGTCCTCTACAACGGGGCGCTGATCCACGACCCTCGGCTGGGCCAGCAGACCGTCCTGGGGCGGCTGCCGCCTAAGCTGGCCTCCCGGCTCCTCGGCTTGGCCCGCCACCATCCCGTTGGCGCCCAGCTCTATATCGGCTCGGAGATCCTCATCGCCGAGGAGACCCCTGCCCAGCGCTCCTTCCTGGACCGCGAGCGTTTGACCGCACGGGAGGTCGATGACCTTTCCGATGCGGTGAGCGGCGAGCCCGTCAAACTCCTCTTCATCGGCGAGCCTTCCGTGCTCGACGACCTGGAGCGCCGGTGGGGGCCCCTGGTGGCGGGCGAAGCGAGGCTTGTGCGCAGCCAGACGAACTACCTCGAGTGTCTCGCTCCCAACGTCAATAAGGGTGTGGCCCTCAAAGTGGTGGCGCGCAGCCTCAATACGTCCATGGAGGCGGTAATCGCTGTTGGTGACCAGCCCAACGACGTCGAGATGATTGCCGAGGCGGGCCTGGGTGTGGCTGTGGCCAACGCTCATGAGGCCTGCAGGGCGGCCGCCGATGTGGTGCTCGAGCGAACAAACAACGAGGCAGCCGTCGAGGAGGTCGTGGAGCGGTTTCTCAAGTTAGGCTAAGAGTTGGCTTTAGGAATGAGGAACAACTCTATGCCTCGATGCCTTCCTGGTAGGCCTTGAGGCAGGTCTTAGAGCAGAAGTAGTGCTCCTCGCCCCGGACCGTGCTCTTTATGCCCGCTGCAATCGGCAGGTAGACCCCGCACTGAGGGTCTCTAACCAATAGCTCCTCGGTTGGGCCGCGCTGGGGCGCACGGCGTCTCGGCTTGCTCCCGGGCAGCTGGGGCCTAAATAGGGTCCGGACGATTTGGAGGACGATAAGTCCGATAATGGCGTAGAGCAACGCTCGGGAGATCATGGCCCGCTCACGCTACCATGGAGCCCGCTGAGGTGTCAACGGAGGGCGCTTCTCCCAATCGGTCTGAGGCGCGCTACCTGCCGGGGGGTGAGAAAAGCCCTTGCACCCGCAGCGCCGCTGGCCTATACTGCCCACTCTTCAGATGGGACGTGGAGAACGACGAGCATGGAGACGAGCAAGCGACCCCGCGATGGACGCGACCAGGCCCGCAAACGCCTCGTTATCACCAGTTGCGAAGTAACGCCCATCGATGCTCATGGTTTCGGCCACGGGGTGCGAGGTTTGGCCACCATCACCCTCAACAACGCCCTCGTGCTTAGAAGCCTGCGGATCATGAAGGACCGCAACAGCGAGCTAACCGTTGCCTACCCTTCCCAGTTGGGCCGCGACAAGACCACCTACGACTTGGTCGAGCCCAAGAGCGAAAGCCTTCGGAAGGAGATATCCATCCGGGTTCTCGACGAGTACGCCAGAGCCGTCGCTCGGACCGAGTCCGCCGAGGCTCCTGAGTCGGAGCCTGCAGAACCCGAGCCCACCGAAGATTCTCCTGAGACTCAATTGATCGAGCCAGCCTCCGAACCTTCGCCTTCTGAAGCCACACCCTAGGAGCCGACCACTTCAATCGGCAATCTCTAACAGACCCACCACAGTTTATTTGCCCGAGCGGTCTCCACCTCCTCCAATATCTATGTTAGAGGAGTATCCCTTGTAAAATCAATGAGTAGCTTGACACTTGAAGAATCACGATGGTAGACTGCCGCCTCAGCTCGGCCCCGACGGTCGAGTTTTGGGAACTTTTGACCCCGGAAAGCGTGTCTAAGCAAGTGATGATGAACGCGCTTCCGAGCTAGAGATAAAGGAAGCGAGGAGACGGTGGATCAGGATGTTTTCCTGGTTGAGAGGTGCCTCGGCGGTGATGAGGAAGCCTGCGAGACGCTGGTGCGTCGATACCAGGACCGGGTTTTCTCCCTCGTCTATAGCATTATAGGCGGAACCGACCAGGTAGAGGACATCGCCCAAGAGGCCTTCCTCAAGGCCTTTCGGTCCCTGAAGAGCTTCCGTGGGGGGTCGAGCTTCTACACCTGGCTCTACCGCATCACGGTGAACACGGCCTTGAACGCCCTGCGCTCCAAGGGGCGCAGGCAGGAAGCATCCCTTGAGGACCTGGGAGGACTTGAGTTCCTGGTCGATCCTGACGTCGGGCCGGCAGAGTCTGCTGCCCGTCGACAGCTCGCCAGTCGGGTGAGGGAAGCGATCGATCGGCTGGACGAGCAGTACCGGACAATCGTCTACCTGCGGGAGCTTGAGGACTTAAGCTACGAGGAGATTGCCGAGGTGGTAGAGCTTCCAGTGGGCACCGTTAAGAGCCGACTATTTCGGGCCCGACAGCATCTAAAAGAGCTCCTTGAGGACCTCTTGCCCGCTCCGGCGCGCGAAAGAGGGACGTCCTCGTGACGACGTGTCTGAAAGTACAGGAATGGGTTTCCGCACGCCTTGACGGCGAGGCGGCGCCCGACGAGGCGGCCACCGTTGAGGATCATTTGAAATCCTGTGGGGTGTGCTTGCGGGAGGCCAACAAGCTATCGGCCCTGAAAGCCTTAGTGGCCCAAGGGTTCGAATCGGCTCCCGTCCCCCATCCCCCGCCGATGTTCGCTGCTCGAGTGGCGGCCAACATCCGGCCCGTCCGCCGGTGGCCCTTCGCCTGGCCTGCCCTGGCCGCCGCCGCCGCCGCGAGCTTTGCCTTGGTCTGGTTTCTTGCAAGCGGATCGGTCAACCAGGAGCTATTGAGCATATACGAGCTTAAGCCGGTTGAGCCCACTGCGGTTTCCGTGGCCTATAGGTCCGAGCCTCCTTCAGTGGAACACTACTTGGAGGTGCACGTCAGGGAGGCGAACAGCGCTCCGCCCGTGGGCCCGCAGGGAATGGTTGAGTATGTGGGCTTCCGTCGCTAGGCGCCTAACGGCGGCTCTGGCCCTCGCAATGGTTGCGGGAGTGGCCTTTGCGGGCACTGCAGCCGCCGATGAGGTTACAGCGGTTCTTGAGAAGCTCACACGAGCTCAACTCACCCTTTCCTACCAGGGCCAAAAACACGTCTTCAACTTTTATTCCTCCACCCCCAAGCTCACAACCTACCGAATAACTCATACCCCATCGGGCGAGCGGCGGGAATATAGCGGCGCCCGAGCACCCGTCATCGTCATCGACGACGGCCGCTACCAATGGGTATACCGTCCCAAGAAAGGCTTGGTTACCAGACGGTCGAGCCCCTCCGAGCCACTACGCCGCCGTCTGGCGTTGCGGAACCTGGCCCTCCTTATGAAGAACTACCGAATGGAAATTCTTCAGGGTGATGCGAGGATGGGTGGGCGCTCCTGCATGGTGGCGAAGTTTACGCCCCGCTTTGGCGTGGGCCGCCCGGTCCGTACTCTATGGATTGATCGGGAAAAGGGGCTGCCCCTTAGGACCGAGGTTTACGATTCCCAAGGACTTCGGGTCATGACCTATTTCTCCTCCATCACCTACGGCTCCCCTCCCTCCGATGATGCGCTGGCGCTCAAAGTCCCTCCGACGACCCGTTTGGAGACCGAGCCCGATGAAATGGTCCTCTCACCCAGGGACATCCCCAAGGCCGTGGGCTTTCCCGTTCGCCAGCCCAAGACTCTCCCGCCTGGATTCGCCCTCGTTGGAGCCAGGCTGAAGGGCAACGGGCCCAATGCGGAACTTCGGATTCTGTACTCCGACGGCCTATCCACCATCAGCCTGTTCCAACGCCGCCGGGCGCTCCCCAGCCGCACCGGGAGTCCACGAGCGACCACCGTGGCGCTTGGGGATACTGAGGGAAAGCTCTACCGCTTTGGCCTCCTCGGCATGGTCGAGTGGGAACGGCCGCCGGTTACATTCACGATGGTCGGGGAGGTGAGCGATGAAGAATTGTTGGCGACGGCTAGAACCATCCCCTAGAGCCCTTGGGGGATCTATTGGGTAATGTTTAGGACACAGATAGGTAGAGAAAACGGCCTTTAGGAGGAGTAAGGAGTGATAACGCAACGAGTTTTCCGCCGCCTCTGCCAGGCGGGTGTGGCCACAGCTATGGTATTGGTCTGGCTCGGTACGGTCCCGGCGGCGGAGTTCGGCTTTGACACTTTCATCAAAGTTGCCGAGGCTAAGAAACCAGCGGTTGTCAACATCTCCACCACTCAAATCCAGATGCGACAAATCCGCCCGCGAATACCTCGCCTCCCGGGCGGCCAGCATGACCCTTTCGGGGAGTTTTTCGAGCGCTTCTTCGAGGGTATCCCCCAGCAACGGACCCACCGTAGCTTGGGCTCCGGGATAATTTACGACAAGGATGGCTATATCATTACCAACAATCACGTGGTCGAGCGGGCCACCGAGATCAAGGTCAAGCTCCAAAACGGCAACGAGTACGACGCCAAAGTCATCGGCACCGACCCGAAGACCGATCTGGCTCTCATTAAGATTGAAGCCGATAAGCCGCTGCCCACGCTCGACCTGGGCGACAGCGACGCCCTCCGGGTGGGCGAGTGGGTCATCGCCATCGGCAACCCGTTCGGCTTAGACCATACGGTGACCGTTGGGGTTGTGAGCGCCAAGGGCCGGGTCATTGGGACCGGACCGTATGACAATTTCATTCAGACCGACGCCTCCATCAACCCGGGCAACTCGGGCGGGCCGCTGCTCAACACAGCCGGCGAGGTGGTCGGCATCAATACTGCCATTGTAGCCGCCGGCCAGGGCATCGGGTTTGCCATCCCCAGCAACATCACGCGCCGGGTGATCGAGGACCTCCGGACGAAAGGCAGTGTGGTGAGGGGCTGGCTCGGCGTGGGGGTCCAGCGCATGAACCCGGAGCTTGCCAAGAGCTTTGGATTGGAAGGAAGCATGGGCGCCCTGGTGGCGGAGGTATTCGAAGACAGCCCGGCGCAGAGGGCCGGCATCAAGCGCGGGGATGTCATCATTGAATTTAACGGATCGAAGATCACGACGATAGACACCCTGCCCCGTAAGGTGGCGGCAACGAGGCCCGGGACGAAGACTACGGCCACGCTTCTTCGCGACGGCAAGGAAAAAACGGTTTCTGTAACCATCGGGACCCTCGAGGAGGAGAAGCTCGCCAAAGCCAGATTGACGGAACAAGGGCTCGGTATGACTGTCCAGGAGATTACCCGCGAGCTGGCGGAGCACTTCGGACTGAAGGGAAGCGAGGGCCTCATCGTCTCGGACGTGGAGCAGGGCAGCCCCGCCTGGGAAGGCGGAATCCGGCGCGGGGACGTAATCGTGGAGGTCAACCACCAGACCGTCAAGAAGGCGGAGGACTACCGCCGGGCGCTGAGCAAGGACGCCGGGATGGACACTGTGCTGCTGCTCGTTCGCCGTGGTGAGAACACCCTTTACGTGGCTATCAAGCCGGGCTAGGCGTCCGTCGCTCCCCCGATCATTCCTTTCCCCCTGACCCTCACCCTCCCTCCCATAGGCTCAAAGAACCCTATAATCCGGCGACCACCACCGGCTACGCACCATCCGCCCACGCCCGTAACGGCTACCAGGTGACCTTCGAGCCGTAAAACATTATCTCTGACAAATTCCTTGACATATTTTAACCTTAGTACTATATTAGTACCTGATTACACTGTGATTGCTGTGACAAAATCATGGACAAAACCGTGGACAAAAACAAGGTCAAAAGGGTCGATACCTTCAAGTCTGGGCGTTTTGCCTTCAGCAGGAACTATTCTTCGGAGGCGATCTTAGAGCTACAGATTCGCGCAAGTATATTGTACCAAACCATCGCAGACCTTCCTATCCTGCCTGACCTCGCCTCTAAATTGGAGGAGGACGTCATCAGAAGGTCCATTTTTGGCACGGCGGCCATCGAGGGGAATCCACTTACCGAAGAGCAGGTTGGAGAAGTCCTCGAACTCTTTCCAGAGGGAGAGCCAACGCTTGAAGAGATAGCTGAGAGAGAAATTTCTAACCTCAGGGCGGCATACCGGGTCCTCGACGAGGCCGAGACGGAAGACCATCGCATTTCTGAAGGTCTCATACGACGAATTCACAAAATGATTACGCTAGGCATAGAACACCCGGAGAATGTCCCAGGAAAATATCGCGGCCACATCGTTAAAATCGGCGACAAAGACCATGGAGGAATATACACCCCCCCAAAGATTTTAGACGACATCAAAATGCTAATGAAGGAACTTGTTACGTGGATAAATTCCAAAGAAGTTAAGGAATTAGGTCCAATAATACGCGCGGGATTGGCCCATTACCATCTAGCCATAATCCATCCTTTCGGAGACGGGAACGGAAGAACAGCGAGGCTCATCGAAGCGCTCATCATGCGAGGGGCCGGTATTTGGTACGCTCCGTTAATGTTGTCAAATTACTATTATAAGAACATTGATGAATATTTCTGGGCTTTTTCTAAATCAATAAAGAATAAGGAGAAAGATGTCACACCATTCCTTGAATTTGTATTCAAGGGACTTTGCGAATCTTTGGAGGAAATAAAAGGAAGAATAACACACTTTATTAGACTCTTTACAATGAGAGATTATTTTGCCTCCCTCAGGAATGGGCGAGGGATTACGCAGAGACAACACGATTTGTTAGGCATACTCCTGGACTACCTTGCCCCATTTACACTTAATGACTTATATTCGAAACCACTGTTCCGACTATTGTACCGATCCGTTTCTGAAAGAACAGCGAGGAGAGATCTTCATAAACTTGAATCCATGAATATCCTAACCAAGAAAAGTGGTGAGTATCTATTGAATCTCAGGGCGTTGGGTTAATCTAGGGCGAGCTCGCTAAAATGAATAATGAATAGCGAAGGAGCCAGGGCCGAGCGATGAACGCAGAAATACAAAGCCGCATCGAGAAGCTCCGGGAGGAGATTCGCCACCACGAGCGCATGTACCACGTGGAGAACGCCCCGGAGATTTCCGACAGCGAGTTCGACGAGCTCATCGATGAGCTCAAGGAAATTGAAGAGGCCAATCCCGATCTTATAACCTTAGACAGCCCCACCCATAGGGTAGGCGGGGAGCCGGTGGACGAGTTTCGGGCGGCGGCCCATACCCGCCCCATGCTGTCGCTCGATAACACATACAGCGCCGAGGAGCTTCGGGAGTTCGACGGGAGGGTGCGTCGCCTGCTCCCCGACGTCGATTTTGCCTACACGGCTGAGCTCAAGATCGACGGCGTCGGCGTTAGCCTCCGTTACGAAGCGGGGGTATTCTCCCAGGGCATCACCCGGGGCGACGGCCGCCGGGGCGATGACGTGACGGCCAACCTTCGCACCATCCGCTCTCTGCCCCTTCGGTTCACCTCCGCTGCCGTGCCGGGCGATATTGAGCTCCGCGGCGAGGTATACCTTTCCCATTCGGCGTTCGCCCAAATCAACTCTGAGCGCGAGGCGGCTGGCGAACCCCTCTTTGTAAGCCCTAGGAACGCCGCGGCCGGGAGCCTCCGCCAGCTCGACCCGAGAATCACCTCCCGCCGGCCCCTCCACATCTTCATCTACGGCCTCGCCGAGGCCGGGGCGACCTCCTTCCGGGGACAGGATGAGGCCATGGCGGCCCTCGAAGGCGCCGGCTTTCCGACCATAGAGCGCCGCCGCCTGCTACCCGACGTGGAGGCCGTTATCGAGCACTGCCTCGCCGTCCAAGAAGAGCGCGGCCGGTTCGATTACGACGCCGACGGCATGGTCGTCAAGGTCGACTCCTTCGAGCTTCAAGAGAAGCTCGCCTCCACGGCCAAGCATCCCCGCTGGGCCATCGCTTATAAGTTTCCCGCAGAGCAGGCGACGACGACCGTCGAGAGAATCGACGTCAACGTGGGCCGCACGGGCGCGGTGACACCGGTGGCGCTGCTCGCGCCCGTATGGGTGGGAGGTGCCACCGTCAGCCGCGCCACCCTCCACAACGAAGACGAGGTCAGCCGAAAAGACATCCGGGAGGGGGATACGGTCCTGATCGAGCGGGGCGGCGATGTCATCCCGAAGGTCGTCAAGGTCATCACCGAGAAACGCACGGGCCGCGAGAAACCCTTCGTCATGCCAGAGACCTGCCCCGCGTGCGGTGCCGCCCTTCACCGAGCTGAGGGCGAGGCGGCTCGGCGCTGCACGAACGCGGCCTGCCCCGCCC
This is a stretch of genomic DNA from Nitrospinota bacterium. It encodes these proteins:
- a CDS encoding HAD family phosphatase; translation: MESHGWGLLALDLDGTLLDDNLAVNPRDRAALERARAGGVEVTLLTGRMLPSVWPYLSELQITAPVVLYNGALIHDPRLGQQTVLGRLPPKLASRLLGLARHHPVGAQLYIGSEILIAEETPAQRSFLDRERLTAREVDDLSDAVSGEPVKLLFIGEPSVLDDLERRWGPLVAGEARLVRSQTNYLECLAPNVNKGVALKVVARSLNTSMEAVIAVGDQPNDVEMIAEAGLGVAVANAHEACRAAADVVLERTNNEAAVEEVVERFLKLG
- a CDS encoding Fic family protein, with the translated sequence MDKTVDKNKVKRVDTFKSGRFAFSRNYSSEAILELQIRASILYQTIADLPILPDLASKLEEDVIRRSIFGTAAIEGNPLTEEQVGEVLELFPEGEPTLEEIAEREISNLRAAYRVLDEAETEDHRISEGLIRRIHKMITLGIEHPENVPGKYRGHIVKIGDKDHGGIYTPPKILDDIKMLMKELVTWINSKEVKELGPIIRAGLAHYHLAIIHPFGDGNGRTARLIEALIMRGAGIWYAPLMLSNYYYKNIDEYFWAFSKSIKNKEKDVTPFLEFVFKGLCESLEEIKGRITHFIRLFTMRDYFASLRNGRGITQRQHDLLGILLDYLAPFTLNDLYSKPLFRLLYRSVSERTARRDLHKLESMNILTKKSGEYLLNLRALG
- the ligA gene encoding NAD-dependent DNA ligase LigA, which produces MNAEIQSRIEKLREEIRHHERMYHVENAPEISDSEFDELIDELKEIEEANPDLITLDSPTHRVGGEPVDEFRAAAHTRPMLSLDNTYSAEELREFDGRVRRLLPDVDFAYTAELKIDGVGVSLRYEAGVFSQGITRGDGRRGDDVTANLRTIRSLPLRFTSAAVPGDIELRGEVYLSHSAFAQINSEREAAGEPLFVSPRNAAAGSLRQLDPRITSRRPLHIFIYGLAEAGATSFRGQDEAMAALEGAGFPTIERRRLLPDVEAVIEHCLAVQEERGRFDYDADGMVVKVDSFELQEKLASTAKHPRWAIAYKFPAEQATTTVERIDVNVGRTGAVTPVALLAPVWVGGATVSRATLHNEDEVSRKDIREGDTVLIERGGDVIPKVVKVITEKRTGREKPFVMPETCPACGAALHRAEGEAARRCTNAACPAQQRERIIHFSRRAAMDIEHLGPKIVDQLIEAKLVGDVADLYGLTVEKLLPLERFAEKSAANLVAAIEASKGRGLDRLLFGLGIRHVGERGAGILAENFTGLDALIEVAKSKPDQLEELQEIGPVMAESLSRFFSEPRNLELIEKLEAVGVLTERAHTEAAVSEVLAGKTIILTGTLKGYTREQATQAIEARGGRVTSSVSVKTDYAVVGAASGAKHTKALAHGIRCLNEDEFELLLAGRLPGPG
- a CDS encoding zf-HC2 domain-containing protein, with the translated sequence MTTCLKVQEWVSARLDGEAAPDEAATVEDHLKSCGVCLREANKLSALKALVAQGFESAPVPHPPPMFAARVAANIRPVRRWPFAWPALAAAAAASFALVWFLASGSVNQELLSIYELKPVEPTAVSVAYRSEPPSVEHYLEVHVREANSAPPVGPQGMVEYVGFRR
- a CDS encoding septation protein SpoVG family protein — encoded protein: METSKRPRDGRDQARKRLVITSCEVTPIDAHGFGHGVRGLATITLNNALVLRSLRIMKDRNSELTVAYPSQLGRDKTTYDLVEPKSESLRKEISIRVLDEYARAVARTESAEAPESEPAEPEPTEDSPETQLIEPASEPSPSEATP
- a CDS encoding sigma-70 family RNA polymerase sigma factor; amino-acid sequence: MDQDVFLVERCLGGDEEACETLVRRYQDRVFSLVYSIIGGTDQVEDIAQEAFLKAFRSLKSFRGGSSFYTWLYRITVNTALNALRSKGRRQEASLEDLGGLEFLVDPDVGPAESAARRQLASRVREAIDRLDEQYRTIVYLRELEDLSYEEIAEVVELPVGTVKSRLFRARQHLKELLEDLLPAPARERGTSS
- a CDS encoding DegQ family serine endoprotease, coding for MVLVWLGTVPAAEFGFDTFIKVAEAKKPAVVNISTTQIQMRQIRPRIPRLPGGQHDPFGEFFERFFEGIPQQRTHRSLGSGIIYDKDGYIITNNHVVERATEIKVKLQNGNEYDAKVIGTDPKTDLALIKIEADKPLPTLDLGDSDALRVGEWVIAIGNPFGLDHTVTVGVVSAKGRVIGTGPYDNFIQTDASINPGNSGGPLLNTAGEVVGINTAIVAAGQGIGFAIPSNITRRVIEDLRTKGSVVRGWLGVGVQRMNPELAKSFGLEGSMGALVAEVFEDSPAQRAGIKRGDVIIEFNGSKITTIDTLPRKVAATRPGTKTTATLLRDGKEKTVSVTIGTLEEEKLAKARLTEQGLGMTVQEITRELAEHFGLKGSEGLIVSDVEQGSPAWEGGIRRGDVIVEVNHQTVKKAEDYRRALSKDAGMDTVLLLVRRGENTLYVAIKPG